One Aneurinibacillus migulanus genomic region harbors:
- a CDS encoding NERD domain-containing protein, producing MEYILLGSILLLLFILSKSKLAKKKKRKRHEVLSQPEDKIQQKGRIGEMVVQDILSRLGNEYIGFHDIMIQGNNGNTAQIDHIVFSPYGIFVIETKAYSGYIKGYEGAKNWVQFLKKQQRYEFYNPIKQNEQHIKALRTVLNDSASMLPIVSIIVFVGTKSIEVEATRAIVIRESELLTVIRNHVNEKLTMQQTYEMVDVLQKMNIISETMREQHIKDIQKRGEQVENGICPNCGGALVERIGKYGIFFGCSGYPRCKFKVSAKHNKEAIKS from the coding sequence ATGGAGTACATTTTACTAGGGAGTATTCTCCTGCTTTTATTTATTCTCTCCAAAAGTAAGTTGGCTAAAAAGAAAAAAAGGAAGCGTCATGAAGTTTTATCTCAACCAGAAGACAAAATCCAACAAAAAGGAAGAATAGGAGAGATGGTTGTCCAGGATATTCTTTCTCGACTTGGGAATGAATACATAGGCTTTCACGATATTATGATCCAAGGCAATAACGGCAATACAGCTCAAATCGACCATATTGTTTTTTCTCCTTACGGAATCTTCGTGATTGAAACAAAAGCTTATAGTGGTTATATCAAAGGATATGAAGGTGCAAAAAACTGGGTTCAGTTTTTGAAAAAACAGCAGCGGTATGAGTTCTATAATCCAATTAAGCAGAATGAACAACACATCAAAGCATTACGAACTGTACTGAACGATTCAGCTAGTATGTTGCCAATTGTCTCTATCATTGTGTTTGTTGGAACAAAAAGCATAGAAGTAGAAGCAACAAGAGCGATTGTAATACGAGAAAGCGAACTTCTAACAGTCATTCGAAACCACGTAAACGAAAAATTGACCATGCAACAGACCTATGAGATGGTAGATGTGTTGCAGAAGATGAATATTATTAGTGAGACAATGCGAGAGCAGCATATCAAAGACATTCAAAAGCGTGGTGAGCAGGTAGAGAATGGGATATGTCCGAACTGTGGAGGAGCTTTAGTGGAACGTATCGGAAAGTATGGAATATTTTTTGGGTGTTCTGGCTACCCACGCTGTAAGTTTAAAGTCAGCGCGAAACACAATAAAGAGGCAATTAAGTCATGA
- a CDS encoding DUF6884 domain-containing protein — translation MCIVPCGNKKIWEKDINAGPTQAKNVYIGSFAKKCREYAQRFYADSWVILSAKYGFLFPDDIIEGPYNVTFNKKSTSPITIEELSIQAKRKQLSEFNEIVVVGGRNYVKIAKEVFQGKKITEPLSSCAGMGFMMKKLKSAIDHNTLIE, via the coding sequence TTGTGTATTGTCCCTTGTGGCAATAAGAAAATTTGGGAGAAGGATATAAATGCTGGTCCAACACAAGCTAAAAATGTATACATAGGCTCGTTTGCTAAAAAATGCAGAGAATATGCTCAAAGGTTTTATGCTGATTCTTGGGTAATCTTATCAGCCAAATATGGCTTTCTCTTTCCAGATGATATTATCGAGGGACCTTATAATGTTACGTTTAATAAAAAGAGTACAAGTCCTATTACTATTGAAGAATTATCTATTCAGGCAAAGAGAAAACAATTAAGTGAATTTAATGAAATAGTAGTTGTAGGCGGGAGAAATTATGTAAAAATAGCCAAGGAAGTGTTTCAAGGAAAAAAGATTACTGAACCATTGTCCAGTTGCGCAGGGATGGGGTTTATGATGAAAAAACTTAAGAGTGCTATTGACCATAATACCCTAATTGAGTAG
- a CDS encoding GNAT family N-acetyltransferase, translating to MSVELVKIQLKEKNILDNLIHLYLHDLSTYTNQLSINDQGVFIYENLECFFVESNLTPFFIMLENQIIGFILFVKTIKNNKLEYCINDLFLLNRYRGRGLGKEAVKQLLSSFPGSYYVLQLEQNQPAIQFWKAFYRKYNLLYTEKVIVEDGETCIAQTFYASSNLL from the coding sequence ATGTCTGTGGAACTTGTTAAAATTCAACTAAAAGAGAAAAACATTCTAGATAATTTAATCCATCTGTATCTTCATGATTTATCAACATATACAAACCAACTCTCTATCAATGATCAAGGTGTATTTATCTATGAAAATCTAGAGTGTTTTTTTGTAGAATCAAACTTAACTCCCTTTTTTATTATGTTAGAAAACCAAATCATTGGATTTATCCTCTTTGTTAAGACAATAAAAAATAATAAACTCGAATACTGCATTAATGATCTATTCTTGTTAAATAGATATAGAGGTCGGGGCTTAGGGAAAGAGGCTGTTAAACAATTGCTTTCATCCTTTCCTGGAAGCTACTATGTTCTACAACTAGAACAGAACCAACCCGCTATTCAATTTTGGAAAGCTTTTTATCGAAAATATAATCTGCTATATACGGAAAAAGTCATAGTAGAGGACGGAGAAACATGTATTGCACAAACATTTTATGCTTCTTCTAATCTACTTTAG
- a CDS encoding spore coat protein translates to MQLAAHEAHDLHELAMSCVNSITNMAYFLQHVQDAELKGIIERHFPLHIQDYNMKAEYLGNVAGATTKLQVPMLNQSLQSYTQSPATSYPPVMPRTQVQDFNDREIATAYLLTLKRAGREYAWAAMEAANPEVRTFLEDAFRMSSRHAYDVWQWMVKKGYYPLEPAPQATLQTMGNFYQTVQQPVLTM, encoded by the coding sequence ATGCAATTAGCAGCGCATGAAGCGCATGATTTACATGAACTTGCCATGAGTTGCGTAAACTCCATTACAAACATGGCTTATTTCTTACAACATGTACAAGACGCAGAACTTAAAGGAATAATCGAAAGACACTTTCCGCTTCATATTCAAGATTACAATATGAAGGCAGAGTATTTAGGGAACGTTGCCGGAGCAACAACAAAGCTTCAAGTTCCTATGCTTAATCAATCTCTGCAATCGTATACGCAATCACCTGCAACGTCCTATCCTCCAGTCATGCCAAGAACACAAGTACAAGACTTTAATGATCGGGAAATCGCTACTGCCTATTTACTGACATTGAAACGTGCAGGTCGTGAGTATGCGTGGGCAGCTATGGAAGCAGCTAATCCGGAAGTTCGTACGTTTTTAGAAGATGCTTTTCGTATGAGTTCTCGTCACGCTTATGATGTATGGCAATGGATGGTCAAAAAAGGATACTATCCGTTAGAGCCAGCACCACAAGCAACTCTTCAAACGATGGGCAACTTTTATCAAACGGTACAACAACCGGTACTGACAATGTAA
- a CDS encoding alpha/beta hydrolase, with protein sequence MLEYERSLSLNFEESSRIEKDGYTVRDVSYLSPYGGKVPAYLVVPDAGGPFPAVVFMHPGQGNRTTFLSEAEALALKGVVSLLITAPAMRSHPPKNLSEEQRLNLMLEAISDIQQYTQIVVDIQRGVDLLFSFENIDVNRLAYVGHSLGATWGGVLAGVEERIKSYVLMAGLSSVSEWHKTSDHPLADLIRAKLSRERFNKFISELEPLDALHYINKAAPASLLFQFVHDDEFVPKHQADTFYSIASSPKEISWYHTDHLFTNCDAAYQDRTQWIIKQLGLDNK encoded by the coding sequence GTGCTTGAGTATGAGCGTTCTTTATCTTTAAATTTCGAGGAATCTTCACGTATTGAAAAAGATGGTTATACTGTTAGAGATGTGTCTTATTTAAGTCCGTATGGTGGGAAAGTTCCTGCTTATTTAGTCGTTCCTGATGCAGGCGGACCTTTCCCAGCAGTTGTTTTTATGCATCCTGGTCAAGGCAATCGAACAACATTTTTGTCTGAAGCTGAAGCTTTGGCTTTAAAAGGTGTAGTTTCTCTTTTAATCACTGCACCTGCCATGCGAAGTCATCCTCCAAAAAATTTGTCTGAGGAACAGAGATTAAATCTTATGTTAGAGGCAATAAGTGATATCCAACAATATACTCAAATCGTTGTTGACATCCAAAGGGGAGTTGACCTTCTTTTTAGTTTCGAAAATATTGATGTAAATCGTCTTGCGTATGTCGGACATAGTTTGGGTGCTACTTGGGGGGGAGTTCTCGCTGGAGTTGAAGAGCGTATTAAATCATACGTTTTAATGGCTGGACTCTCTAGTGTATCTGAGTGGCATAAAACGAGTGATCACCCATTAGCAGACTTGATTCGTGCCAAGCTATCAAGAGAGCGGTTTAATAAATTTATTTCTGAATTGGAACCATTAGATGCGCTTCATTACATAAATAAAGCTGCACCTGCATCACTGTTATTTCAATTTGTTCATGACGACGAATTTGTGCCGAAACATCAAGCGGATACATTCTATTCTATTGCAAGCTCGCCAAAGGAAATTTCTTGGTATCATACCGACCATCTTTTTACGAATTGTGATGCCGCCTATCAAGATCGTACACAGTGGATTATCAAACAATTAGGACTCGATAATAAATAA
- a CDS encoding IS1595-like element ISAnmi1 family transposase produces MSAKGFRNLLQYISSMDKPHQERIYYEIQRKIFPSNATTRVIDELRDKRYSKGFNCAHCKSNSVARFDKYNGRQRYKCKNCGKTFSDLTNSPLQGTHYPEKWIQFIDCMLKGMSLRESSKELGVHHVTLFYWRHKVLAALEQMQIEQFEGILEVDETYFLFSEKGKKNINDRKPRKRGGVSQFRGISKEQVCVIVGRDRNKNTVSKVACLGRIEKTQVEKTIGRFISNDAILCTDGWRGYKTYAIEKGLVHYRIDTKKMGYVIKGLFHIQNVNNYHGRLKQWLDRFKGVASKYLDHYLAWFHLLETIEFEATKSNLKDMLIFACLFPVDKTYDSLRKSKFMIA; encoded by the coding sequence ATGAGTGCCAAAGGTTTCCGTAATTTACTTCAATATATTTCTTCAATGGATAAACCACACCAAGAACGTATTTATTATGAAATTCAACGTAAAATTTTCCCTTCAAATGCAACTACTCGTGTTATTGATGAACTCCGTGATAAGCGTTACTCTAAGGGTTTTAATTGTGCTCATTGCAAAAGCAATTCTGTTGCTCGTTTTGACAAATATAATGGTCGTCAGCGGTACAAATGCAAAAATTGCGGAAAAACCTTTAGTGACCTAACTAACTCACCACTTCAAGGCACTCATTATCCAGAGAAGTGGATTCAATTTATCGATTGTATGTTAAAAGGTATGTCACTCCGAGAGTCCTCTAAAGAGCTGGGGGTACATCATGTGACATTATTCTACTGGCGACATAAGGTTCTTGCTGCATTAGAACAAATGCAAATTGAACAGTTTGAAGGTATTCTAGAAGTTGATGAAACCTACTTTTTATTCTCTGAAAAAGGCAAAAAGAATATTAATGATCGAAAACCACGCAAACGTGGAGGTGTATCACAATTCAGAGGGATCAGCAAGGAACAGGTTTGTGTAATTGTTGGTCGAGACCGCAATAAAAATACAGTTTCCAAGGTTGCTTGCTTAGGTCGTATCGAAAAAACCCAAGTAGAAAAGACTATTGGCAGATTTATTTCTAACGATGCAATCCTTTGTACGGATGGATGGAGAGGTTATAAAACTTACGCTATCGAAAAAGGGCTTGTGCATTACCGTATCGATACAAAAAAGATGGGATATGTGATTAAAGGGCTATTCCATATTCAAAATGTAAATAATTATCATGGGCGGTTAAAACAATGGCTGGACCGTTTTAAAGGTGTTGCGTCAAAATATCTTGATCATTATTTAGCATGGTTCCATCTCTTAGAAACCATCGAATTTGAAGCGACAAAAAGCAATCTGAAGGATATGCTTATTTTTGCCTGCCTTTTTCCAGTGGACAAGACATATGATAGCCTCAGAAAATCTAAATTTATGATTGCTTAA
- a CDS encoding DUF7668 domain-containing protein, which translates to MNIKEQVIQLTKEVIIDLVDCNYTKLKENNVLNEDTEQLVKTAVEYEGKITLPPDNMEIDLYEYNDNSGFGTETYLWFDDEESQLRLFCEAKTNAEKTEITHFYIDDIDA; encoded by the coding sequence ATGAATATAAAAGAACAGGTAATTCAATTGACCAAAGAAGTTATTATAGACTTAGTTGATTGTAATTATACAAAGTTAAAAGAAAATAATGTACTAAATGAAGACACTGAACAACTTGTGAAAACAGCTGTGGAATACGAAGGAAAAATTACACTGCCACCAGATAATATGGAAATAGATTTATATGAGTATAATGATAATAGTGGGTTTGGAACTGAAACATATTTATGGTTTGATGATGAAGAGAGTCAACTGCGATTGTTTTGTGAAGCAAAAACTAATGCTGAGAAAACAGAAATTACTCATTTTTATATTGATGACATTGATGCTTGA
- a CDS encoding phage holin family protein: MKNNAIAFPLFGTAGGTFIPVFHFLYGEGPTRFAIMVLYLGLIGLDWIAGYRASKIDGSYASEYGINGAFPTAFLLLMPAVGHLIDGILGMPGIAFGFLTAAFALHIWKSMTANAIRAGWEKWVPEWAMSTVSDEVEHKLARARERIKRKTDMLNDEDKGA; this comes from the coding sequence ATGAAAAATAACGCAATCGCTTTTCCGTTGTTTGGTACAGCGGGGGGCACTTTTATTCCAGTCTTTCACTTCTTATATGGTGAAGGACCGACTCGTTTCGCCATCATGGTGCTTTATCTTGGCTTAATTGGGCTGGATTGGATTGCCGGGTATCGCGCCTCGAAAATCGACGGTTCTTATGCCAGTGAGTACGGTATTAACGGAGCCTTCCCAACAGCCTTTTTACTTCTCATGCCCGCTGTTGGTCATCTCATCGACGGTATCCTTGGTATGCCGGGTATTGCCTTTGGCTTTTTGACCGCCGCTTTCGCCCTTCATATCTGGAAAAGTATGACGGCAAACGCTATCCGTGCAGGTTGGGAGAAATGGGTGCCAGAATGGGCGATGAGCACTGTCTCGGATGAGGTAGAACACAAGTTGGCCAGAGCTAGGGAACGCATTAAACGGAAAACAGACATGTTAAATGATGAAGATAAAGGAGCGTAA
- a CDS encoding glucosaminidase domain-containing protein has protein sequence MTQNEFIEAIGQAAQADMKRTGILASLTVAQACLESTWGKSGLATKGKNLFGIKGKGPAGSITMPTYEWERGQKIKINAAFRKYNTWAESIADHSALFLRLSRYKNLIGEKDYKRACQKVQQDGYATDPEYTKKLINLIEKYKLYRFDQASSSSNTSTSSTTLRLNSRGDAVKSLQEKLNKLGFSVGAADGIFGRKTEEALRAFQKANNPPLAIDGICGPATKTLLGKTVTVSRPGTSVGTVTDSKEPTCRIVVNGAKLDAPGIIRDNLSYLPVRAMGNAAGVAVGFCNGKATLGKRKLETTIIIGETGYAQSREIAEVLGYNLEWKQATREVIFTKGKK, from the coding sequence ATGACACAAAACGAATTTATCGAAGCGATTGGACAAGCTGCCCAGGCGGACATGAAACGAACTGGTATTCTTGCCTCGTTAACTGTGGCCCAGGCATGCCTTGAATCTACATGGGGAAAATCAGGACTCGCCACAAAGGGAAAGAACCTATTCGGTATCAAAGGAAAGGGACCGGCAGGAAGCATCACCATGCCAACGTATGAATGGGAACGAGGCCAGAAAATCAAGATTAATGCGGCCTTCCGCAAATACAATACCTGGGCAGAGTCGATAGCCGATCACTCTGCTCTTTTTTTACGCCTTTCCCGGTATAAGAACCTGATCGGGGAAAAGGACTATAAGCGGGCCTGCCAGAAAGTGCAACAGGATGGATATGCGACGGATCCGGAATATACGAAAAAGCTGATTAATTTGATTGAAAAGTACAAGTTATATCGTTTTGACCAAGCCTCATCATCGAGCAATACGTCAACTTCCTCCACTACCCTCCGTCTAAATAGCCGTGGTGATGCCGTAAAATCTTTGCAAGAGAAGTTGAATAAACTTGGTTTTTCTGTAGGAGCTGCAGACGGTATTTTTGGTCGGAAGACAGAAGAAGCTCTTCGAGCATTCCAAAAGGCCAACAACCCTCCGCTTGCCATCGATGGTATATGCGGACCGGCTACAAAAACGCTGCTTGGGAAAACCGTTACGGTTTCCAGACCGGGCACATCGGTCGGAACGGTGACAGACAGCAAGGAACCTACTTGCCGTATCGTCGTGAACGGGGCAAAACTGGATGCACCCGGCATTATCCGGGACAACCTTTCCTATTTGCCTGTACGGGCCATGGGAAACGCGGCAGGGGTAGCAGTAGGGTTTTGCAACGGAAAGGCTACACTGGGCAAAAGGAAGCTAGAAACCACTATCATCATTGGTGAGACAGGCTATGCTCAATCAAGGGAAATTGCGGAAGTACTTGGATATAACTTAGAGTGGAAGCAAGCAACAAGGGAAGTTATCTTTACAAAGGGAAAGAAATAA
- a CDS encoding IS3 family transposase (programmed frameshift) produces MSKRSYPAEEKYEILKALDEHYSPYELESKYNVHHSTILDWKRKYDKYGLEGLKESSTWKKYSKELKLAAIRDCLSGKYSMREVARLYDISDASVLRGWIKKYNSHRDLKDTSQGRTSSMTKGRKTTWEERIQIVLDCLGNEKDYQDAANTYNVSYQQVYQWVKKYENGGDEALKDKRGNKKEEAKLTLEEKIKLEMKKLERENERLRAENVFPKKVRGDRKEEKISQIRFEDKYIAIQELHEKESLSIRLLCKIAGMARSAYYKWLNRTPSSREILNEEIIKEMKILHEKVDSTFGYRQMTLHMNRNFEEKLNHKRIYRLMKVAGLRSVIRIKKKHSKRTTPQHVAENILNREFTAEKPNEKWVTDVTECKYGQSKKAYLSAIRDLYDGSIVSYVLGHSNNNQLVFKTLDQATVLLDGEHPLIHSDRGFQYTSKGCKRKIDAVKMTQSMSRVGRCIDNGPMESFWGTLKCEKYYLHQYKTFEELSLAIDEYIHFYNYDRYQKRLNGLSSMEYRAKAA; encoded by the exons ATGTCCAAAAGATCTTACCCTGCAGAAGAGAAATACGAGATATTAAAGGCATTAGATGAGCATTATTCACCATATGAACTTGAATCAAAATATAACGTGCACCATTCAACGATTTTGGACTGGAAACGCAAGTATGATAAGTATGGTTTGGAAGGTCTAAAAGAGTCTTCTACTTGGAAAAAGTATTCTAAGGAATTGAAGCTAGCTGCCATTAGGGATTGTCTGTCTGGGAAGTATTCCATGCGTGAGGTTGCTAGATTGTATGACATATCGGATGCTTCTGTCCTCAGAGGTTGGATAAAGAAGTATAATAGTCATAGAGATTTAAAGGACACGTCACAAGGAAGGACGAGCTCTATGACTAAGGGAAGAAAAACGACTTGGGAAGAACGAATACAAATTGTACTTGACTGCTTGGGGAACGAAAAAGATTATCAAGATGCAGCTAATACTTATAATGTTTCTTATCAACAAGTCTATCAATGGGTTAAGAAGTATGAAAACGGCGGAGATGAAGCGCTGAAAGATAAACGTGGCAATAAGAAAGAAGAAGCTAAACTAACGCTAGAAGAGAAAATCAAACTTGAAATGAAAAAGTTAGAAAGAGAAAATGAACGGTTACGTGCGGAGAATGTATTCC CTAAAAAAGTTAGAGGAGATCGAAAGGAGGAGAAAATAAGCCAAATCCGATTTGAGGATAAGTACATCGCTATTCAGGAGCTTCACGAGAAAGAGAGTTTAAGCATTCGTTTACTTTGTAAAATCGCGGGAATGGCACGTTCTGCATACTATAAGTGGCTTAATCGCACGCCTTCTTCCCGAGAGATACTAAATGAAGAAATCATTAAAGAGATGAAAATTCTCCACGAAAAGGTTGATAGCACCTTCGGCTATCGTCAAATGACACTTCATATGAATAGAAATTTTGAAGAGAAACTTAATCATAAAAGAATCTATCGACTAATGAAAGTGGCTGGCTTACGCTCTGTCATTCGAATCAAGAAAAAACACTCTAAACGCACTACACCTCAACATGTGGCAGAAAACATATTAAATCGGGAATTTACCGCGGAAAAACCAAATGAAAAATGGGTTACAGATGTAACAGAATGTAAGTATGGCCAATCAAAGAAGGCTTATTTAAGTGCGATTCGTGATCTTTATGATGGATCAATTGTAAGTTATGTTTTAGGACATTCCAATAATAATCAACTTGTATTCAAGACGCTTGACCAAGCTACAGTACTATTAGATGGGGAACATCCACTTATCCATAGTGATCGTGGGTTTCAGTACACTTCAAAAGGATGTAAGCGTAAGATAGACGCAGTAAAGATGACACAAAGTATGTCACGAGTTGGTCGGTGTATTGATAATGGGCCAATGGAATCTTTTTGGGGAACACTGAAATGTGAAAAGTATTATTTACATCAATATAAGACGTTTGAGGAACTTTCTCTGGCGATAGATGAGTACATCCATTTTTATAATTATGATAGATACCAAAAACGATTAAACGGCCTTAGCTCTATGGAATATAGAGCTAAAGCCGCTTAA
- a CDS encoding proprotein convertase P-domain-containing protein, with product MFLCRPGTPVIICPPISPRPTCVTNTATFTNPTPIIIPLFGPATPYPSNIIVSGLTGTISKVTVTLSNFSHSFPEDVDILLVGPNGQRVILMSDAGGDNGITNVTITFDDNAPSTLPNEGQIMSGAFKPTDPFPPPAPQEMLSVFNSTNPNGIWSLFVVDNVEGDQGSIAGGWSLTITTETCFTRFGC from the coding sequence ATGTTCTTATGTAGACCCGGTACTCCTGTAATAATATGCCCACCTATCTCGCCGCGTCCAACATGTGTAACGAACACGGCCACATTTACAAATCCTACCCCGATTATCATACCTCTATTCGGTCCGGCTACACCTTACCCATCTAACATTATTGTCTCAGGCTTAACGGGTACAATTAGTAAGGTAACAGTAACACTTAGCAATTTCAGCCACTCCTTTCCAGAAGATGTTGATATCCTACTCGTTGGACCGAATGGACAGCGTGTCATCCTCATGTCGGATGCGGGAGGTGATAATGGTATCACCAACGTGACAATTACATTTGATGACAATGCGCCAAGTACATTGCCAAATGAAGGACAAATCATGTCAGGTGCATTCAAACCAACCGATCCCTTTCCACCACCCGCACCACAAGAAATGTTAAGTGTTTTCAACTCTACAAACCCGAATGGTATATGGAGTCTTTTTGTTGTCGATAACGTGGAAGGGGACCAAGGTAGTATCGCTGGTGGTTGGAGTTTGACGATTACCACTGAAACTTGCTTTACTCGCTTTGGCTGTTAA
- a CDS encoding AbrB/MazE/SpoVT family DNA-binding domain-containing protein encodes MHEMGIVRKIDNLSRIVFPIEVRNKLGIQIGDSLEIFVDDEKIVFKKYAPGCLFCDSISEIVQYKGKKICASCLEELRHT; translated from the coding sequence ATGCATGAAATGGGAATTGTTCGTAAAATCGATAATCTAAGTAGAATTGTATTCCCTATCGAGGTAAGAAATAAACTAGGAATACAAATTGGAGATAGTCTAGAAATCTTTGTGGATGACGAAAAAATTGTTTTTAAAAAGTATGCACCTGGATGTTTGTTCTGTGACTCTATCTCGGAAATTGTCCAATATAAAGGGAAGAAAATTTGTGCTTCTTGTTTGGAAGAACTGAGACATACTTGA
- a CDS encoding DUF2089 domain-containing protein, translating to MAYPLLTNCPVCRKALKITKLQCNHCQTTVENEFEVSRLAALGQEQLHFIEIFLKCRGNIKEVEKELGISYPTVRGKLDEIISTLGYSSQKKPEVDKKKIVSLLEKGEITAEKAIQLLKEGEV from the coding sequence ATGGCGTATCCTTTACTCACTAATTGTCCTGTTTGCAGGAAGGCGCTTAAAATTACTAAGCTACAGTGTAACCATTGCCAGACAACGGTAGAAAATGAATTTGAAGTTTCAAGACTGGCGGCTCTCGGTCAGGAACAGCTGCATTTTATTGAGATTTTTCTTAAATGCCGTGGAAATATCAAAGAGGTCGAGAAGGAGCTCGGAATTTCCTATCCGACTGTCAGAGGAAAATTAGATGAAATTATCTCTACTCTGGGATATTCCTCTCAAAAGAAACCGGAAGTGGATAAGAAAAAAATTGTATCGTTATTGGAAAAAGGCGAAATTACGGCCGAGAAAGCCATTCAGTTATTAAAAGAGGGGGAAGTATAA
- a CDS encoding SHOCT-like domain-containing protein, with amino-acid sequence MKDEISRVLTLVEEGKIDKEKASELINILQGKDQPELVTIKKEVPYGNKMLKVRVISEEGDNVNVNLPINLVKAVLKAGTNIAKKIPEAEKYVKDINVDLLIEAIENELDGQIVDITSADGDKVFVVIE; translated from the coding sequence ATGAAGGACGAAATTTCGAGAGTCTTAACGCTGGTGGAGGAAGGAAAGATTGATAAGGAAAAAGCAAGTGAATTAATTAATATTTTACAAGGTAAAGATCAGCCAGAGCTAGTGACAATAAAAAAAGAAGTCCCATATGGGAATAAAATGTTAAAGGTTCGTGTGATCTCCGAAGAAGGTGATAATGTAAATGTGAATTTACCGATTAATCTGGTAAAGGCTGTTTTAAAAGCAGGTACAAATATTGCCAAAAAAATACCTGAGGCAGAAAAATATGTAAAAGATATTAACGTTGACCTGCTCATCGAAGCAATTGAAAACGAATTGGACGGACAGATTGTTGACATCACCTCGGCCGATGGTGATAAAGTTTTCGTGGTGATTGAGTAG
- a CDS encoding helix-turn-helix domain-containing protein — MAIKGQKFKTYSEELKLEAIRLHVEEKWTYRQINDHVGIQDKDRMKRWMRKYREQGEFGLLDQRGRRKEYLDQERYVQQLKRENAMLKKCLKIWMREVRKSDSSLSNKQRIQAK; from the coding sequence ATGGCGATTAAAGGTCAAAAGTTTAAGACTTATTCGGAAGAACTGAAGTTGGAGGCTATCCGTCTGCACGTAGAGGAAAAATGGACGTATCGGCAGATTAACGATCACGTAGGAATACAAGATAAAGATCGGATGAAACGTTGGATGCGCAAATACCGTGAACAGGGTGAATTTGGTTTGCTGGATCAACGAGGAAGGCGAAAGGAATATTTAGATCAGGAACGGTATGTTCAGCAGTTGAAGCGGGAGAATGCGATGCTAAAAAAGTGTTTGAAAATCTGGATGCGGGAGGTAAGAAAGAGCGATTCAAGCTTATCGAACAAGCAGCGAATCCAGGCCAAGTAG
- a CDS encoding IS3 family transposase, producing MFENLDAGGKKERFKLIEQAANPGQVAQLCQLPGVSRSGYYVYLKRKKNDRDVEAVRLIRKVYHRYEGKYGYRQLQLFLWQDDGVWMNHKKVLRLMQKLGLQASIRRKRRFNMKDKVAERVAENLLKRDFTADKPNQKWVTDVTQYQVGERWLYLSAVKDLFNNEIIAYQLSERNDNELVLQTFTKAFAK from the coding sequence GTGTTTGAAAATCTGGATGCGGGAGGTAAGAAAGAGCGATTCAAGCTTATCGAACAAGCAGCGAATCCAGGCCAAGTAGCACAACTGTGCCAGCTTCCTGGTGTTTCTAGAAGTGGTTACTACGTATACTTGAAGCGAAAGAAGAACGATAGGGATGTCGAGGCCGTGCGACTCATTCGCAAGGTGTACCATCGCTACGAAGGAAAATATGGCTACCGGCAGCTCCAACTGTTCTTGTGGCAAGATGACGGCGTATGGATGAATCACAAGAAGGTACTGCGTCTCATGCAAAAGCTCGGCCTTCAAGCCAGCATTCGACGGAAACGTCGGTTTAACATGAAGGATAAGGTTGCGGAGCGTGTGGCTGAGAATCTGCTTAAGCGAGACTTTACAGCAGATAAGCCAAACCAGAAATGGGTGACAGATGTGACCCAATACCAGGTAGGCGAACGCTGGTTGTATCTTTCGGCCGTGAAAGACTTATTTAACAATGAGATTATAGCGTATCAACTCAGTGAACGTAATGACAATGAACTTGTTCTGCAGACATTTACAAAGGCCTTTGCCAAGTAA